A window of Rhipicephalus microplus isolate Deutch F79 chromosome X, USDA_Rmic, whole genome shotgun sequence genomic DNA:
TGGCAGCACGGCTGTACACGCCGGCAGCCACCGTATGAGAAGCCGCGAAGAAAAGGAACAAGTTTCTAAAAATCCACGTATCTCCACGAAGTCAATAATGACGATTGGGCGAAGCTTGGTCCTAAAGTCCACGATGTCAAAGTTGAAGTATCTGACAAGTGTAAAGCACTTGCGCTTGTAGGTGTTTTATAATGTTCTGGTAGAATATGATCAATATTAGTGCATTGTTAATATTTTTTGAAACTAAAATGTGTCATCCGAGTTTTTTCCACCATAATGTAACTTGAGTGACATGGCGCGACATAAATTGGACAACAAAGCTTGGTCCTGAGGTTTTTATCGTCTACGTTAAAGTCATGGACTGAGTGCTTGTGCTTTTACAATTTTATAGTGTTGTTTTCACAATTTCAATTGTAGCTCACCTGTTGAAACTTGTTTTCATTCAAATACACACATGTTTACACTATACTAATGATTTTCTAACCACCATGACTGTGGAGTGAGCTTCGACGACAAAGCTGTCCCTAATATggacgttgaagtcaccgacaaGGGTGATTTATAGTGGTAGGTCACATTGTGCTTGATATCAGTCTAGAGTCCCTCATTGTTTTTGTCTCCCACGTCCACAAATTTCCTCGTGATGGACGTGGATGGCGATAAGAGTAGGCCCTAACTAGTTTCACCTGTACAAATTTCACAAGGTACTGATGCATTTGACTAGGATGACTCTAAGAAAAAAGTCATCTGCCATTCTCCGGGCCTGTTTCTAAGGCTATGTTCGAGCGCTTCGGTCTATTGTCTATCCGCCTACCATGCTGCGGCTGATTGACGGGAGGGGAACTGTTGGTCGCTGATGTAAACTTAAAGGGCCTTCGTTCTCCTGTTTTCCGTGCTCTGCTAAGCACCATGGTGGATATACCAGTTTAGATGCTGCATGGCTCAGTGCAAGTTGGGCTCGAGAAGCATGACGCTTGTTTTTGCGCCCCTTGCTCGCAGTTTGCGTCATTGCATCTGCACGCTTTGTTCTTCTATCTGGGCGAACGGCCACAGGCCAGCAGCGGTGGTTGCCTTGACTCTTCAGCGTGACCCGGAAGTGCAAACGGTCAAGACTGCTCAAACGAGCACCCCTCATTTTAGAACAGTGCTATAAAGAGAGTGACGACCATGCCAGCAGTTGTGCCTCTTGTGTCACAGATTCGGTTAGAGACATCACCTTAGTCCACATCAGTGGCGGCAAATTCTATGCCTCAATCACCCGCTGGGAAAGGAGGCACCATTATTGGTCGTGAACAAGTGGAAAACTATGGCCAGCGTACTTCGCTATTGCCGCAACATATTTAATTTATCATTTAATGCGTGCAATTTAAACGACACTAAATGATTTTCTAAGCATCTCTATGCTTCTTTCTTTAGTGTCACTGTGTTctcacaaaagaagaaaaatcctCTAAGAGGCACTATGACTGAAGCCAAGGTTTAGAAAAGGGGTGGTGTCTTCTTCAAGCCAGCAACTAGCCACCTGAGTTCGAGTACGGGTGCGCTTCTAACAATTTCTCCAATGTAATGGCTATGGCGGTCTAGTCATTAATGTGCTGGAACGCTGACCGAAGTTCGCCGTGCGGAATACCAGCCGCTGCGAGCAGATTTCGAGAGAGCAGAGGTACTGGTGAAAGTGCCCCTGTGGTTAGAATAATAAGAATGTTTTGGAAATGAAATGGTCAAAACTTTTTGCAGCGCTTGGCCGTGGCGTCTCTCAATACAATGACACGACTTCCGGTTGTGAAACGTGAATAATTGTTGTCGTTATTGATTTTAATAGTAGAGAAAAAGGAGGCGAATGCAAAAGAAGGTGGTCTGTTTAGAAGAGGGGCGAGAAAACACAGTCAAATTGTACTTATGGCCACAGACAGATTCTGCACGCTCACGAGTGCATATAACCAGGATTGCTTATTGAACTTCAAAAATACAATTGTAGGAAGGAAAGGCTCGATACAAAAAATTATGTGGATGTTTATAAACGTCATGAAATTGCCTCTATCCTGGGATAACCGGTACCATGGTTAATTAAGAAGTACGAATATGGCTGAATTGACTGCTAACACAGAACCTTCTGTGAAAGTTGGTAGGTAGAATAGTTGTGCTAGTTTATGAACCACCGTTCCCTGCAGCTATATAAAATGACTTCCTTAATTTAATCTATGATCCCCATCTCAAAACCAGTGGCACTGGCCGAGCGTCATGCCTGACTACTCGACCAGTGTCCGgtgtggcgctgacactgggaAACTCACACGCTGCATGAGGCATGCTAGCGCTGCACACTGGGACACCCATTATCGGCCGAAATCGGCCTTTAAACTGTTTAAAAAATTTTGGTCATGCGTACACTGTAATTAAGACTAAAACACgtgcaaagcgaaaaaaaaatgaaaaaaaaggggtGAGCCGCAGGTGAACCCGCAACCTCAACACATCACACACTCTGAGTCTGACACGCTACCCACTACATCAcccctgaattttttttctttattattacaCCACCTCTGAAAGACGACAATGGATGTACTTTTCTTGATCTTAAAATCAATTTAGGTTTCAAATACTTTCATCTTGTCCCTTACATACGcagtgtttcgtctcttcgtactCGCGCTAAAATAACAGGGGATTGTTAGCTTATTTTTGCCGGTTGCCTTGCAGATCACATCCATCTGACATGTTTTGCCGCAAAACTTGTTTGCGTAGCTGCATATGTGTTACGGCAATCCTAGTGATTCGCTATGCGGTTAGTCATACTTATGTAGAAAACAGCGTTCATCTGAACTGCTCACTGAACAGTGTAAATTTCGTCCCTCGATAGCTTGGAAGTATTTTCTGCCTCCTCGTTCACGTTCCGCGTTTTACACCGCAGCAGTTCATTCTAGCCAATACGACTATTAGGCTTAGGACCATACTTCGTGTGTCGTGGTTGCTGTGAAGATCGTCTATATGGAGGTATAAAGAATCTAATAACCATTATAATGTAGTTTCAATCATAATTGACCCATGAGTGGTCACATTTTCACTTTCGTTTACACAAATCACAAGCTAAAAGCACCAAGAATGGGCATTGCAGCGGATAACTGTTGCCGGGGACGTGCGGTTTTCTGCGGTACGATCCGGAACCACTCACTGCTAGAGTAGGTTTGTCTTCATTATAATATTGAAACTACTGTCAGGCTGTGTTGCAAATTATCAGTTCTATTGATGCCACTTACCAAATACATTGATAAAACTCGATCAAATATCAAGGAAAGTGCAGCCCTGGGTAGGCTGGAGCCTTTTTTCAGAAAATTCtcgcatgccccccccccccctccccacgggAAAACATAGTCAAAACACGACACATGAGTTCAGTGCCCTCCTGCCCTCCTGCAGGAACACAATTGTCGTTGGTGCTCCCCTTTCCAGCGAAATCCCGGCGGCACCCCTGACGCGGGCACATGACATCTGATTGGTTCAGCGTATTCGCACATACATCGATCGCATAACAAAAACTAAAGCTATATATGAGTAGCACATAGAGAAGAATACCATCATGTTCACTATATTTTACGCTCGACTACTTGAGTATAAAtatgaagtcttacagaaagtgcgCCGACCACGCCTAGTTTCTACCAATGTGCCACTAATGTTCTCAGTGTGCGGTAGATATTCTACAGCGTGACAAGTGCCTCACAGAATGCTTTAAGACACTGTGCTACACTGTAAAATGTGTCCCAGTGCCTTCCAGCACGCTGTAGTacactgggacacactgtacagtGTTTTTAGTGCTTTAGCGCGCTGATACGCACTGGAAGGCGTTATAAACGCTGCTTTTTTCTTATAGGGATTTGTTTAAAACgcacaaatatttaaaaaaatacctGCAGCAAGTTAGCTGACCCATCATATATGAATATATACATGGTTTCTCAGCTATATCTCTGCGCGATTTCTTAAACAGAGAAAGATCCTTACGAGAAGAAAACCTAGCTATATGCTATTCTCAGTGTATTGTCGTAGCCACTACTATTTTAGTTCGTTAATGACGTTTAGGTAATTACTACTAACCTTCAAAGTTATCACCTTATCAGCAGAAAAATAGAGGTACAAGAAGGCAGTCGTGAACAACTTGAAGTGCTTCAAAAATATCTTAAGGAAAACTAGAATGTTTACACTGCCTTGAAACCAAAAATACGAGATTTATGAGCAAAGAAGGAATTAGGGAAGCGAAAAATAGTTGCCGGTGTGCATACTTGGAAGGAACTTAGTAAGTTGGATATCATAACTCTTCTTCGCCGTGTTGCCTGTTCCCTGATGTTTGCAGCCTGATTATAAATTATATATCGTACAACTTGCTTAGCATTGCTTGCAAGGCAGTTTTCGACACGCAGCTTCTCTTATTCTTGAATCCCCTGAGGAATCCGAGTTTTTATATAAATTAGAAGAAATTTTTTACGGTTAATTTTGATTACACCTTTTCACCTTTACGGTCAATTTATATACACAATGCTGTTTAATTAAATACCTTACAATCATGGTTCCATAACGCTAATTTTGATCTCACCGTTTGGACAAAGCTTCATATAGGAAGTTTTCaattccattcattcattcattcattcattcattcattcattcattcattcgttcatttgtTTATTTCCATTGTAAAAATCCTATACAATTGCAGAGGCCTACAAAAAAGCTGCTCTGGCTCTTGTACTGCATGGTGGCCATGTATTTATAATTCTCTTCAAATTCAAATTTATATAAGCAATCGAGAAGTTGGTCATTGAATTCAATGGGCGTACAACCTCGAAAACAAGAGAGGGATATCGTCCCCTCTTgtacctaaaataaaaaaaaacagctagagCTGTTTATGCCGGAACAATTGAAAGTCAGTTAAACCTGAGAAAAATATTGGTTAACAAGGAGTGGGAGATTTTGTCTTGACACACAATAAATTTTTCTTGTTCGGTCACTTCTACAAGCGCTTACCAATCTTATGGGTTTTCAGACCCAATTTCAGACCCAAGTTATCCATAACTTTCAGACCCAAGTTATCGTACCAGCAATATAACTTTTTCTCAATAAGAAATTACGCAATCGCGAGGTGTAGATTATGAATATGCTGGAAAATGTGCATTGACTGAAGAAATTGCAAGGTAGACCGGTACAGAAACACGCAAGTTTAAATTTTACATTCTTGATTATTCGCATAGCATCGTGTTTTACCCTATGCGGGATTTCTGGAATAAAGAAATAATGCGAAGACGCTGTTGAAAAAAGGTAAGACTAAATGAAAATTGCAGTAAATATGAATATTCTAAATTTTCGTTTTTTGAAAGAGAacattttcaatatatttttGTTGGCAAAAGCTACGTGGTGAAGAGAAACGAAGACTAGGAGTGGAGATCATCATCAAGAAACTCAGCTCACGCGCGGGCTGCGAAAAAGTGTTCTAAAACCTTATGCAGGCTTCTTTTTCGGTGCTTTTCAGGGTTTTCGGTTTCATACCTGAAATCTCAATTATGGCATCCTCGTCTCCCTCTACCGTGATGATGGAAACGCCGTTACCTGGAACCGGCGGCTGTTTCCCGACGGCAGAAAAGGAGGGCTACGTCACCTACTGGACGCATCCGCAGCAAGAGCGGGAACATGGCGTGGGCGTCTTGGATCAACCTTCGTTCGTTCCTGCGCAGAATGTCCTCGAACGCACAGCCGATCGATGCAGCATCGCACCAGCACTGGGCTACGTAGCCTTCATTGGTGTCCGACACGATCCAAGCCTCTTCTTCTGCCATGATGCAGCACGTAATTCCAGCCTATGCAATTCCAAGGGCAGACCTGCTGACCAAGGCCGCGCCAATCAGGTTAGTGCCCTGATACATAAGCTTAACCTTTCCGACACatagcagagtgcgtgtattttacCGTGTACTATATCAAGCCACAGTATTAATGATTGTCTTTGCCTATTCGCCTCTACTTAACGTGGCTTTCGGGTCCATATAGTTTTGTCAGCAAGGTATAACTGTAACAGAACTTGAATCTCTTACAATTTAGAAAAGTGCAACTGAGAATAACCGGGCTGATATGTGCTAACAAagttttttcagacaaaaaacaTTATTTGGCTCATTGCGCCACCGTTCCGATAGTCTGCTTACGGCGCTCGTTTTTGTACCTGACGGTAACGGGTTAGATCACTGCCGTGCGGTCGcgtttcggtggaggcaaaaggCTAGAGGACCTTCCCGTTGCGCGATAACTGCACGTTAAATAAAACCGATAGTCTAAACTTCTGGAGTCCACCACTGTGGCGCGTCTCGTAATTAAAAGCGGTTTAGTACGGAAAAACTTATAAATCACTCTAATGAATAACTTGGGGTCACCCTGGCCACCATTGAGTATCTCGACTTTAGTTGAATAATCGCAATAGAGTGCTTGCCACCATTTGCTAATTTTGCCACGCTCTTACTTACATCTAGATATTGGTTGCAGACTTCCATTGTCTTCAGTTGGGTTAACTAATGTCTCACATTGTTGACGCCAAACATTCTCCAGCGCAGTGTTGGGGACATCATGTCACTTGTGTTTGCTTACTATGTTTACTATATGCGTTTAGGGGGtatgcttgattgatttgtggggtttaacgtcccaaaaccaccatatgattatgagagacgccgtagtggagagctccggaaatttcgattacctgggtttctttaacgtgcatcgaaatctcagcacatgggcctacagcattgccgcctccatcggaaatgcagctaccgcagtcgggatttgatcccgctacctgcgggtcaacagccgagtaccttagccactagacaacggGTGCGGGACCCgagctcgagtaaatgcgtcgcagtgtCGGGGCATCTTGTGAATGTGTCGGAATCGGGTATGGCTTGCGAATGATGAACTGTTATTTCGTCTGTGTTAGTCTtacttattgaatgaaggagaagcgttgccatCAGCGAGTAAGTGGACGCTGATGTGCGATAGAAGATTGTCATAGACAGGGTGCCCAGTGAACGATTGTGCAGCTCGAACAGCCGATTTTTACTAGCACACGCTGCCTGCGTCGACCTTGtgaggctagaaaaaaaaaagggggggggataaCAGTTGTTGCGAAGACGGAAGCATGCAGCTGATCCGCGAGGTGCGAGCATTCGAAGCGGGGGTGTTGACATCCCCACCGACACACGACACGTGACATTGTGCCACTGAGAAATGCTCGGAATTTAAAATTGTGTCGGATAAAAGGCACAAAAAGTAAGTCATCGCTGTGGTCACGTAGGTTGTTATTTGAAAACTAAAGGTTCTATTCCCCGCGTTTTTAAGGGGACCATTTACATAGGTTTGACTCTTGTGCACTGGAACCCGAACAATAGCGGGGCTGGTGGCGATGCCTACACAGGAAACTGCAGTGAAACTTTGTTCTTGCTAGTGTGTGAGAGCCGAACATTCATTTCGTTCACCCGCAGGGAAAGTCACGATGATTATGATGGTGCTATGATGGTGATGAAATTCCCATACTTATGGAAGCGATGTTGAGGGGCGTTGTCCCTAAAGCCCCTCCCCGTGCAAACACTCGGTAGGTTCCCCCTTACGGGAGCCCATTTGCGTCAGCCACGACTCGGGATCGCTCAACCaaggcccgttgggccgtcaggtaaGGGCAGTGCGAGCAGGGTGGCCTTGCAGGCCTTCCGGGAAGAATCAGGTAGAAGGGTGCAGTATAGGGTTCTTTGGCacgcccataccatgtggaaaaCATCACAAAAATTCTAATCACAGTGTGCACACCTCCCTGTGAAAGCGAGGTTAAAGTGCTTTGGACACGTATTCAGCAGTGTAGGCCAGATTTCATGAGTCGATATTGTTGTTGTCTTTTACCTTGATACCATTTTTGGGCCTTAAGACGCTCCTATAGTGTACAGTAATTAGGGGAAAAGTTGAGGTAAAGCCAcggttggtttgtgaatatgcTCCTTATAATTGCTGGGCATATTAGAATTTTATTATAAAGGCGAAGAAGGATTCGCTCTACCATCTTTGTGAATCCCTTACACGGTTTCGTATGGATGTGAATACTGAATTGGAAATATCATGCGATTTCCTAAAATATGTAGGCCTGATTGGTTTTGAGGTCTGTATCGGTGCGCGGTGGtggatggtgcccggagagtgagtGCGTGGGCTGCAGAATTGACCGCCCCATTACCACCGACGCCTGTTTCAGCcatatagacgtcagactctgcccaggttGGTCGGCGAAAAACGTCGTCATCAGCTCCCTCATCGACGTGtcggccataaatgggtagtgcaacGCGAACCACTCGGAAatgaacgtgcataggcccttgTCTTTCGTTAGCCTTGAGGCGCGGTTTCGTGATCAAGAACCTGGCAAGCTTCTTActtcaatccaacctcgcttcagaaaagtgGGAAGCTCATCAAACAAACTGTGGGTACGAAAGTTGTTTCAGTTAATTCGGCGTACTGCGCCATGCACTTGCAAGCGaacatcgcatgacatcgagttacAGGCAAGCACTCTGACGTTCGTTCTATAAAgcctaaatgcgttaaacttTGGAAAACACTTGATTTCAAAATGATTAGGCGCATACACGACCAATCTATTGTACGATTAGTGGTACGAGGTTCTCTTTATTCGGCACAATTCCACCATTGCAGTTGCATTTGCTCCATTGGTTTCTTgcttcctgtgcgttgaactgttttattGCGCATTATAGAATGTTCTGTTTACGGTTGTCATCCGTTTGTATATACAGCGAACGGGCATGCATGCGTGTCTACTTTCTCAGTGTACTACGAAATGCAAAATtgaggcctccgagatagctccgacaatcgcggagaccaacggcaagaaaaaaaaatctcataaTCCTGACTATCTTTTTGCGATTTAGCTGTATGACGCGTATGCTCGCATTTATTAGATAAAGCCGGAACTTAGAGCCTTGCAAGCCCTCAGGCGTAAAGCTGCAGAACTTCAGGTTA
This region includes:
- the LOC142776491 gene encoding uncharacterized protein LOC142776491 isoform X1, with the translated sequence MNAHQLAQFSILLEWWSVTAVNGRPYRVFGFIPEISIMASSSPSTVMMETPLPGTGGCFPTAEKEGYVTYWTHPQQEREHGVGVLDQPSFVPAQNVLERTADRCSIAPALGYVAFIGVRHDPSLFFCHDAARNSSLCNSKGRPADQGRANQVTGRQREMWPCHPLPAGRKPAPLFRCPSVRHGSSQQRRQNRFSRLSLNGCSERVAEFGDPLTDQCVAVGDSRSCSCVSDESGVVQQTNRRPQPRG
- the LOC142776491 gene encoding uncharacterized protein LOC142776491 isoform X2, yielding MASSSPSTVMMETPLPGTGGCFPTAEKEGYVTYWTHPQQEREHGVGVLDQPSFVPAQNVLERTADRCSIAPALGYVAFIGVRHDPSLFFCHDAARNSSLCNSKGRPADQGRANQVTGRQREMWPCHPLPAGRKPAPLFRCPSVRHGSSQQRRQNRFSRLSLNGCSERVAEFGDPLTDQCVAVGDSRSCSCVSDESGVVQQTNRRPQPRG